The Spirochaetota bacterium genome includes the window TACAACATTTTAAAGGACTTTTTTACTTTAAGTCCTTTCAACTGCATCTATAACCTATCTCTTTAATGAACAAATAAACTTGACCGTTTCAGGATCCCTATGAGAAAAGAAAGCGCTTTCTTTTGCATCCAGTGCCGCAATTCTATCCATATCTTCAAAAGAAAGCTCAAAATCAAATATGTTGATATTCTCAATGATCCTTTCTTTGTGCACTGATTTTGGAATTGCAACAACCCCCCTCTGCACAAGCCAGCGCAGTATAATTTGAGCAACCGATCTACCATGCTTTTGGGCCAGCGATACCAGCACCTCATTTCTAAACATGTTTTTCCTGCCCTCAGCAAAAGGAGCCCATGATTCTATTTGCACTTTGTATTCTTCCATTATTTTTTGACTGTCAATCTGCTGGCAGAATGGATGCGTTTCCACCTGATTTACCGCAGGAGTTATTTCATTATGGAGGATTAGATCAACAAGCCTGTCTGGGTAAAAGTTGCTTACTCCAATTGCCCTTACTTTTCCCTCGCGGTACAGCTCCTCCATAGCTCGCCATGAACCATAAACATCGCCAAAAGGCTGATGAATCAAATAAAGGTCAAGATAATCAAGCTGAAGATTCTTAAGCGATTTTTCAAAGGGTTTTTTGGTTTTTTCATAACCGGTGTCCTGAACCCAAAGTTTTGTAGTGATGAAAAGTTCTTCTCTCGGGACACCGCTTCTTTTTATTGCTTTCCCAACAGCTTCTTCATTGCCATATGATGCAGCAGTATCAATAAGACGATACCCTGCTTCAATTGCATCACAAACACAGCGTTCACATTCATTAGCATCATTTATTTGATAAACGCCAAACCCTAAAATCGGCATTTCTACACCATTATTTAAAATTACATTTTGCATAAAAATACTCCTTTTACTCCAATTCTGTTTCGATCGACAATTTTCTGAAGTCCTAGAAAATCTACAGCTGCACTGAAATCTTCTGTGAAAATCTCAACAGATGCTACATGTCTGGGTTTCCCACTGCTCTCTCCTGTGTATGATGGGTCAAATGCAATGCAACAAAACCACGTTCTGCCATTTGATTTGCATATAAACCCGATGATTGTTCTTTAACAGCACCAAAAGGTCCACTAATGACAATTGCGGGCAAAGATCCGCTTTGTCTGTTTTTAGGAATATACAAGTCTCCTGACAAAATAATTCCATACCTGTTTTTGAATGTTACTTTTTGTCTGGTTACTTTGTCACTTAATTGAAAGGTGTAATGTTCTGATTTTTTCAAAATATTCATATTGACTGAATTTTGATTTTCATTGCAGGCTTGCCCCAATAACATTACTGAAACGATAGCCAAAATTGATAATGCTCTCATATTTTTCCTCCTAACGTTAAAATATTTTACTAGCCTATTTACAAAAAGAACAAATATCTTTTCATTATCCTCAAAAATTACAGTGCTGATTTTAAAACTTCAATAATATCTCCCTCACTCATTGGCGGAAGTCCTGGCAATTTACCATTTTCATCATGTATAATGCGAATTGTATCAGCAGCATATTGAGGTATCAGTTTATCATCAATAGTAAGTTCAGATAATCTTGTTGGGCATCCAATACTTCTAAGAAATGATTCAAAACGATTTATTCCTTCAAAGGCACAATCAAGATCTGAGGAAGATTTTGCCTTTAAGCCAAAAATTCTTTCGGCAAACTGCACAAATTTTTGAGTATTATACCTTGCTGCAAATCTCATCCATGAAGGATTGATAACAGCAAGTCCTGCCGCATGAGGGATATCATGATATGCAGACAAAGTATGTTCTATCATGTGGACGGGATATCCACCATTTACACCTGCTTGAACCCATCCATTTAATGCAACAACCGATGCCCATTGAACCTGCTCACGTGCTTGCACATTGCTGCCATCAGCCACTGCTTTTGGCCCCCATTCCATTGCAGTCAAAATAACACCTTCGGCAAAGCGATCCTGAATTGGCGTATAATCACTGCTATTAAAATAACCCTCTGTTACATGGGTGATTAAATCACATATTCCATACGCTGTATGATCCGCAGGAACAGTTATTGTAAGCTCAGGATCCACCAGTGCAACCTTTGGGTATAAACACTCTGCCTGAACAAAGGATTTCTCTCTTGTTTCTTCATTTGTTATTACTGCACCATCGTTCATTTCTGATCCCGTAGCTGCTAATGTTGGCACAGTAATTACTGGCAGAGCTTTAGTTGGATAATATGGCTTTGCCTGTCCATGATAAATCATATCCCATGGATCTCCATCATAATAAAAGGCTGCTGCCATTACTTTTGATGCATCCATGGTGCTACCTCCACCAAGAGCTATAATGACATCACACTTTTCTTCTCTTGCAATAGAGGCTCCTCTTTTTACTGTGGTAAGTCTTGGATTTGGTTCAACCCCACTGCACTCAACCCACTTTATCCCTGCCTCTTCAAGGCTTGCTACAGCTTTATCAAAGGTCCCATTGCGTTTTACACTTCCCCCACCTGTAACTATCATAGCCTTTTTACCATATAGACTAACGAACCCACCAAGTCGTTTAACCACTCCTCTTCCAAAAATAAGACGTGTTGGGTTATAAAATTCAAAATTCATGAAATCCCTCCTTATTAATTAAAAAATTTTGACTTAAATTAGCGCATTTCCATAATTCTGTAAATATCTGAATTTACAAATAATTGCCTGATTCTACAAACTTTTAAAATATTTATTGCATTAATTAGCTATTTTTTGCTAAATTATACAAAATGCTATAAATCAGGTATAATTTTATGAATCATAACAGAATGGTTGAGCTTTTAAGCTCCCTTGTGCCAGAAGAAGGTGTTATACAGAATGTTATTGAAGGAGTGGATTTATTTCGTATAACATCATCAACACCAAGAACACCAGTAACTTACAGCCCGGCAATTATTATACTTGCACAGGGACAAAAGAAGCTTTTCATTGGTGATGATATTGTTATCTATGATCCACTTAACTATCTGGTTTTATCTGTTCCACTGCCGATGGAATGTGAAACAACAGCTAGTGCAGAGAAGCCCTTGATGGGTGTTAAAATCAAAGTAGATACAAAGACAATAGGGGAGATTCTTCTTGCAATTGATAATGATAATCACAACATGACATCCCTTCCTAAGGGCATTCATTCAGTTCCACTTGACGAGCAGATAATAAATGCAACTATCAGGCTTTTAGAATCGTTACATTCATTAAGAGACCGTCGTTTTCTTGGACCAATAATTGTAAAAGAAATTATATATAGGGTCCTCTGTGGTGAAAAAGGAGGGGCCTTGATGGCACTGGCTTATAGAAATAAGCATTTCTTTCAGATTGCACGTATTCTTGATAAGATACATGAATCATACATCGAAAAGCTTGATATAAATTCTCTTGCTCATGAGGCAGGTATGAGCATATCTGCTTTTCATGATAACTTTAAAAAAGTGACGAATATGACTCCCCTCCAATATATAAAAAATGTCAGACTGCATAAAGCTCGCATATTAATGATGGAAGAAGGAATCAGCGCCTACAGTGCAGCCTACCATGTGGGATATGAAAGTCCATCACAATTCAACAGAGAATACAAAAGGCTTTTTGGCATAACACCAGGAAAAGATTCTGGAAAAAAGTTGATAAATCTTTAATGAAAGATGTATCAATAATTTAGAACTTATGAAAAATTACCTAAAAGCAACATATATCTTTTCGCTACTGCCACAGCAGGTAAAAAGTCATTGCCTGACATCATTGAACAATACTCAGCGTTCATTGCTGGAGAAAGGCCTTACAGAAATAAGCACTTTAACCACTAAACAGCAGATCACTATACTGACAGAATATATCAACTATCTGCAAAGGATACAACTCCATTATATTCATCTGCGGGATATATGCGTTATAATTTCTTTTTCTATTTTTGTGGTGCTCATTATGTTGTCGGTACTCTTATCGTATGGAAGTGGTCGGGCACTCTCTAGTATGATGTACATATTGCAGTACGGTGGTGCACATGCAATCATATCCCCTTTTATTGCTGTGTATGCATACAGGGTAATGCAAAAGCAAATCATTCTACTCTTGACACCGTTACATACTTTTCGTGATCTGCTGGGTGCTCTGGGAGC containing:
- a CDS encoding iron-containing alcohol dehydrogenase; translated protein: MNFEFYNPTRLIFGRGVVKRLGGFVSLYGKKAMIVTGGGSVKRNGTFDKAVASLEEAGIKWVECSGVEPNPRLTTVKRGASIAREEKCDVIIALGGGSTMDASKVMAAAFYYDGDPWDMIYHGQAKPYYPTKALPVITVPTLAATGSEMNDGAVITNEETREKSFVQAECLYPKVALVDPELTITVPADHTAYGICDLITHVTEGYFNSSDYTPIQDRFAEGVILTAMEWGPKAVADGSNVQAREQVQWASVVALNGWVQAGVNGGYPVHMIEHTLSAYHDIPHAAGLAVINPSWMRFAARYNTQKFVQFAERIFGLKAKSSSDLDCAFEGINRFESFLRSIGCPTRLSELTIDDKLIPQYAADTIRIIHDENGKLPGLPPMSEGDIIEVLKSAL
- a CDS encoding AraC family transcriptional regulator encodes the protein MNHNRMVELLSSLVPEEGVIQNVIEGVDLFRITSSTPRTPVTYSPAIIILAQGQKKLFIGDDIVIYDPLNYLVLSVPLPMECETTASAEKPLMGVKIKVDTKTIGEILLAIDNDNHNMTSLPKGIHSVPLDEQIINATIRLLESLHSLRDRRFLGPIIVKEIIYRVLCGEKGGALMALAYRNKHFFQIARILDKIHESYIEKLDINSLAHEAGMSISAFHDNFKKVTNMTPLQYIKNVRLHKARILMMEEGISAYSAAYHVGYESPSQFNREYKRLFGITPGKDSGKKLINL
- a CDS encoding type II CAAX endopeptidase family protein — encoded protein: MKNYLKATYIFSLLPQQVKSHCLTSLNNTQRSLLEKGLTEISTLTTKQQITILTEYINYLQRIQLHYIHLRDICVIISFSIFVVLIMLSVLLSYGSGRALSSMMYILQYGGAHAIISPFIAVYAYRVMQKQIILLLTPLHTFRDLLGALGATIAIILLFSVTIHAQAIVVTKISIATGILSITAVPFTEELFFRGIIFLHGGKKYGYGASWIFTSFVFATIHLPPTPMEFLAYFMCSSILCYVAYRYSLFACLVSHALSNGLLFLL
- a CDS encoding aldo/keto reductase, with amino-acid sequence MQNVILNNGVEMPILGFGVYQINDANECERCVCDAIEAGYRLIDTAASYGNEEAVGKAIKRSGVPREELFITTKLWVQDTGYEKTKKPFEKSLKNLQLDYLDLYLIHQPFGDVYGSWRAMEELYREGKVRAIGVSNFYPDRLVDLILHNEITPAVNQVETHPFCQQIDSQKIMEEYKVQIESWAPFAEGRKNMFRNEVLVSLAQKHGRSVAQIILRWLVQRGVVAIPKSVHKERIIENINIFDFELSFEDMDRIAALDAKESAFFSHRDPETVKFICSLKR